A stretch of the Mycolicibacterium celeriflavum genome encodes the following:
- a CDS encoding lysophospholipid acyltransferase family protein, with protein MAGIESVLEWAKQQVAARVPKADLDQRDPDYIREQLPGLWLLASLYFRADVRGLDRIPADGPVLLVGNHSGGNLPPDTFVFTLAFCSYFGVERPFYQLAHNLVVSMPGLGSLRKFGTVAANHDNATLALKSGGALLVYPGGDYEVFRPSWKRHEVDFGGRKGYVKLAREAGVPIVPVASVGGQEAALFLDRGQWLAKLLMVDKTARLKSVPILVAPPWGLTVSDMVPRLPLPTKIAIEVQDPIDADDIAAGDDDVIDKRVLTSLQAGVDRLAARRRFPVLG; from the coding sequence ATGGCGGGGATCGAGAGCGTTCTCGAGTGGGCCAAGCAGCAAGTGGCGGCCCGGGTCCCCAAAGCCGATCTGGATCAACGCGACCCCGACTACATCCGAGAGCAGTTACCGGGCCTGTGGCTGTTGGCATCGCTGTATTTCCGCGCCGATGTGCGCGGTCTGGACCGCATCCCCGCCGACGGGCCGGTGCTGCTGGTGGGCAACCACAGCGGAGGCAACCTGCCGCCCGACACCTTCGTCTTCACGCTGGCGTTCTGCTCGTACTTCGGCGTCGAGCGACCGTTCTATCAGCTTGCCCACAACCTGGTCGTGTCGATGCCGGGGCTGGGCTCGCTGCGCAAGTTCGGCACCGTCGCCGCCAACCACGACAACGCCACGCTGGCACTGAAGTCGGGTGGAGCCCTTCTGGTGTATCCCGGCGGCGACTACGAGGTGTTCCGGCCGTCGTGGAAGCGCCACGAGGTCGACTTCGGCGGCCGCAAGGGCTACGTGAAGCTCGCCCGCGAGGCCGGTGTGCCGATCGTGCCCGTGGCCAGCGTCGGCGGCCAGGAAGCGGCGCTGTTCCTCGACCGCGGGCAGTGGCTGGCCAAGCTGCTGATGGTGGACAAGACGGCGCGCCTCAAGAGCGTGCCGATCCTGGTGGCGCCGCCGTGGGGCCTGACCGTCAGCGACATGGTGCCGAGGCTGCCGTTGCCGACCAAGATCGCCATCGAGGTGCAGGACCCGATCGACGCCGACGACATCGCGGCCGGTGACGACGATGTGATCGACAAGAGAGTGCTGACCAGCCTGCAAGCTGGGGTGGATCGGCTGGCGGCGCGACGACGCTTCCCGGTGCTCGGATGA
- a CDS encoding Rv1815 family serine proteinase, which translates to MRRPWKRLLVAAAAPIAALALGSPPAQATPGVLVYPGMEIRQDTNVCTLGYVDPQARIAFTAGHCRGSGPVRDRDGNLIGMQTVFRDNTPNGATVDTNHQIADWEAIALSPDVAVNNVLPGGRVLVSDPGVVPAPGQPVCHFGVVTGESCGNVEAVNNGWFTMANGVVSQKGDSGGPVYVITPDNRAALIGMFNSTWGRYPAAVSWHTARQQASEDVISAASASLGGGSAP; encoded by the coding sequence GTGCGCCGACCATGGAAACGCTTACTGGTGGCCGCGGCCGCCCCGATCGCGGCGCTCGCGCTCGGTTCGCCGCCCGCGCAGGCGACCCCGGGTGTGTTGGTCTACCCCGGCATGGAGATCCGCCAGGACACCAACGTCTGCACGCTGGGCTACGTCGACCCGCAGGCGAGGATCGCGTTCACCGCCGGGCACTGCCGGGGCAGTGGGCCGGTCCGGGACCGGGACGGCAACCTCATCGGCATGCAGACCGTGTTCCGTGACAACACGCCCAACGGCGCCACCGTGGACACCAACCATCAGATCGCCGACTGGGAGGCGATCGCGCTGTCACCCGACGTCGCGGTGAACAACGTCCTGCCCGGCGGCAGGGTGCTGGTGTCGGATCCCGGTGTGGTGCCGGCACCCGGGCAACCGGTGTGCCATTTCGGCGTGGTCACCGGTGAGAGTTGCGGCAACGTCGAGGCGGTCAACAACGGCTGGTTCACCATGGCCAACGGCGTGGTCAGCCAGAAGGGCGACTCCGGCGGGCCGGTGTATGTCATCACCCCCGACAACCGGGCGGCGCTCATCGGCATGTTCAACAGCACCTGGGGCCGGTATCCCGCCGCGGTGTCGTGGCACACGGCCAGGCAGCAGGCGAGCGAAGACGTCATCTCCGCCGCGTCGGCGAGCCTCGGCGGCGGTTCGGCGCCGTAA
- a CDS encoding sterol desaturase family protein encodes MHDPVTFAVPFFLLLLVIEWTAARRLAHEEVGAASAGTSGSERAPAGAYQRSDAWASIWMGVVSIGTSAVLNFIALLGYAALFVYVAPWQLPADAWYTWVIAIVGVDLLYYVYHRMAHRVRLIWATHQAHHSSQYFNFATALRQKWNISGDVFLRALLPLVGVPPWIVFASFSINLIYQFWIHTERIGKLWAPIEFVFNTPSHHRVHHGMDPQYLDKNYGGIFIVWDRIFGSFAAETVRPHYGLTKQVDTYNIWTLQTHEYVAIARDVRRAPRWRDKVGYMFGPPGWVPAEPRLAAEESAALNA; translated from the coding sequence ATGCACGACCCCGTGACGTTCGCGGTGCCGTTCTTCTTGCTGCTGCTGGTCATCGAATGGACCGCCGCCCGGCGGCTGGCGCATGAGGAGGTCGGAGCCGCTTCGGCGGGGACATCGGGATCCGAGCGCGCACCGGCCGGGGCGTATCAGCGGTCCGACGCGTGGGCCAGCATCTGGATGGGCGTGGTCTCGATCGGCACCAGCGCAGTGCTGAACTTCATCGCACTGCTGGGCTACGCGGCGTTGTTCGTCTACGTCGCACCGTGGCAGTTGCCCGCCGACGCCTGGTACACGTGGGTGATCGCGATCGTCGGCGTCGATTTGCTCTACTACGTCTATCACCGGATGGCACACCGGGTCCGGCTGATCTGGGCGACCCACCAGGCGCACCACTCCAGCCAGTACTTCAACTTCGCCACCGCGTTGCGGCAGAAGTGGAACATCAGCGGGGACGTGTTCCTGCGTGCGCTGCTGCCGCTGGTGGGCGTGCCTCCGTGGATCGTCTTCGCCAGCTTCTCGATCAATCTGATCTACCAGTTCTGGATTCACACCGAGCGGATCGGAAAGCTCTGGGCGCCAATCGAATTCGTCTTCAACACACCCTCACACCACCGCGTGCACCACGGCATGGACCCGCAGTACCTCGACAAGAACTACGGCGGCATCTTCATCGTGTGGGACCGAATTTTCGGCAGCTTCGCCGCCGAGACCGTGCGCCCGCACTACGGCCTGACCAAGCAGGTCGACACCTACAACATCTGGACGCTGCAGACCCACGAGTACGTCGCGATCGCCCGCGACGTGCGACGGGCACCGCGATGGCGCGACAAGGTGGGCTACATGTTCGGCCCGCCGGGCTGGGTTCCTGCCGAGCCGCGCCTCGCGGCGGAGGAATCCGCCGCGCTCAACGCATGA
- a CDS encoding MFS transporter, whose product MAADRLDTARAQHRRARIAVAALFLSNGAIFANLLPRYPEIKTDLQLSNAVYGAAIAAFSAGALVAGLTAAALIRRYRSARVAVVGTVGIAVFVVAAGLASSPLMLAAALFVAGASDAITDVAQNAHGLRLQRNYGRSIINSFHAVWSAGAIVGGLMGAGAIALGISRTAHLTTAAVLCCAVVVFAYPYLLKGADHDDHPAVHVTGAGGPGAAVYAALLALVVIAVAGATVEDAGSSWATLYLRDSLDAPGAVAAFGYIALAGAMFVGRLIGDRLVDRFGERAVVRAGGVLTAAGMGAALAFPSVPATIAGFAAAGFGVATLIPAAMHRADQLPGLRPGSGLTVLTWLMRIGFFGAPLIVGVVADATSLRIGLLSVPVAGVVVLALAGVLSARRPPTRS is encoded by the coding sequence ATGGCGGCCGACCGGTTGGACACGGCGCGGGCGCAGCACCGGCGGGCCCGCATCGCGGTGGCCGCGCTGTTCTTGAGCAACGGTGCGATCTTCGCCAACCTGCTGCCGCGTTACCCGGAGATCAAGACCGACCTGCAGTTGTCGAACGCGGTGTACGGCGCGGCGATCGCGGCGTTCTCGGCCGGCGCGCTGGTGGCCGGACTGACCGCGGCGGCGCTGATCCGGCGCTACCGCTCGGCACGGGTGGCGGTCGTCGGCACCGTCGGCATCGCGGTGTTCGTCGTGGCCGCCGGCCTGGCATCGAGCCCGCTGATGCTGGCGGCGGCGTTGTTCGTCGCGGGCGCATCGGATGCGATCACCGATGTCGCGCAGAACGCGCACGGGCTGCGGTTGCAGCGCAACTACGGCCGCTCGATCATCAACTCGTTTCACGCCGTATGGTCCGCGGGCGCGATCGTCGGCGGGTTGATGGGCGCCGGTGCGATCGCGCTCGGCATCTCCCGCACCGCGCATCTGACCACCGCCGCGGTGTTGTGCTGCGCGGTGGTCGTGTTCGCCTATCCGTATCTGCTGAAGGGTGCCGATCACGACGATCATCCGGCGGTGCACGTCACCGGTGCCGGCGGGCCAGGGGCGGCGGTGTACGCCGCGCTGCTCGCGCTGGTGGTGATTGCGGTCGCGGGCGCCACCGTCGAGGACGCCGGAAGTTCCTGGGCCACACTGTATCTGCGTGACAGTCTGGATGCGCCGGGCGCCGTCGCCGCGTTCGGCTACATCGCGCTGGCCGGGGCGATGTTCGTCGGGCGGTTGATCGGCGATCGCCTGGTCGACCGGTTCGGCGAGCGGGCGGTCGTGCGCGCCGGAGGCGTCCTCACCGCCGCGGGCATGGGTGCAGCATTGGCGTTTCCGTCCGTACCCGCCACTATCGCCGGGTTCGCCGCCGCCGGTTTCGGGGTGGCCACCCTGATCCCCGCCGCCATGCACCGCGCCGATCAGCTTCCCGGGCTGCGGCCGGGCAGCGGGTTGACGGTGCTGACCTGGCTGATGCGGATCGGGTTCTTCGGAGCGCCGCTGATCGTCGGCGTGGTCGCCGATGCGACGAGCCTGCGGATCGGGCTGCTCAGCGTCCCCGTGGCCGGCGTGGTGGTGCTCGCGCTGGCCGGTGTGCTCAGTGCGCGGCGCCCGCCAACTCGATCGTGA
- a CDS encoding NAD(P)/FAD-dependent oxidoreductase, whose translation MDTVFDAPVDRGRVERSLAASASGSVWLNAGSPTIRPQYPALTRPVTCDLVVVGGGYTGLWTALHAARRNPNQRIVLIEANRIGWAASGRNGGFVEASLTHGIANGKARWPSEIHTLEAMGRDNLDGMQAEMRELGTDVEWQRTGMLTVATEPHQVDWLRRAAADGQGRFLDRAQVQSEVQSPTYLAGLFSADTCALVHPAKLVFGLAAACHDAGVRIYEHTNATRLDSGGVGLRVQSGPAVITARRAVLATNVFPSLLKRNRLHTVPVYDYVLATEPLTDAQLDRIGWRDQQGISDCANRFHYYRLTKDNRMVWGGYDAVYHFGRRVNPGYEDRPATYRRLAAHFFLTFPQLDDVRFSHRWAGAIDTNSRFCAHWGLARDGRVAYVNGFTGLGVGASRFAADVCLDLLDGRPTARTELQMVRERPLPFPPEPLASLAIGATRWSLDRADHAAGRRNVFLRMLDALGVGFDS comes from the coding sequence GTGGACACCGTCTTCGACGCCCCCGTCGATCGTGGTCGGGTCGAACGTTCGCTGGCGGCAAGCGCGTCGGGTTCGGTCTGGCTGAATGCCGGCAGTCCGACAATTCGGCCGCAATACCCGGCGCTGACCCGGCCGGTCACCTGCGACCTGGTCGTCGTCGGAGGTGGATATACCGGGCTGTGGACAGCGCTGCACGCCGCGCGGCGGAACCCGAACCAGCGGATCGTGTTGATCGAGGCCAATCGGATCGGATGGGCGGCCTCCGGCCGCAACGGAGGCTTCGTGGAGGCCAGCCTCACCCACGGCATCGCGAACGGAAAAGCGCGCTGGCCCAGCGAGATTCACACACTCGAGGCGATGGGGCGGGACAATCTCGACGGTATGCAGGCCGAGATGCGGGAGCTGGGTACCGATGTCGAATGGCAACGCACGGGCATGCTGACCGTCGCCACTGAACCTCACCAGGTCGACTGGCTGCGCCGGGCCGCGGCCGACGGGCAGGGAAGGTTCCTCGACAGGGCACAAGTGCAGAGCGAAGTTCAGTCGCCGACCTACCTCGCGGGGCTGTTCAGCGCCGACACCTGTGCGTTGGTGCACCCCGCCAAGCTGGTGTTCGGGCTCGCCGCGGCGTGCCACGACGCCGGCGTGCGCATCTACGAGCACACCAACGCCACCCGACTGGACTCCGGTGGGGTGGGCCTTCGGGTACAGAGCGGCCCCGCGGTGATCACCGCCCGGCGGGCGGTGCTGGCCACGAACGTCTTTCCGAGCCTGCTCAAGCGCAACCGGCTGCACACGGTCCCGGTGTACGACTACGTGCTGGCCACCGAGCCACTCACCGACGCCCAGCTGGACCGCATCGGCTGGCGCGACCAACAAGGGATCAGCGACTGTGCCAACCGGTTCCACTACTACCGCCTCACCAAGGACAACCGGATGGTGTGGGGCGGTTACGACGCGGTCTACCATTTCGGCCGCAGGGTCAACCCCGGATACGAGGACCGACCGGCGACGTACCGGCGGCTGGCCGCACACTTCTTCCTCACCTTTCCGCAGCTCGACGACGTCCGTTTCAGCCACCGCTGGGCCGGTGCGATCGACACCAACAGCCGGTTCTGCGCGCACTGGGGACTGGCCAGGGACGGCCGCGTCGCCTACGTCAACGGGTTCACCGGGCTGGGGGTGGGCGCGTCGCGGTTCGCCGCCGATGTGTGTCTCGACCTGCTCGACGGCCGGCCCACTGCGCGCACGGAACTGCAGATGGTGCGCGAGCGGCCGTTGCCGTTTCCGCCGGAGCCGCTGGCGAGCCTCGCCATCGGAGCGACACGCTGGTCACTGGACCGTGCCGACCATGCAGCCGGGCGCCGCAACGTTTTCTTGCGGATGCTCGATGCGCTCGGCGTAGGGTTTGATTCCTAG
- a CDS encoding carboxylesterase/lipase family protein, with the protein MTADAGRTANDGPVVDTANGPVRGLDDGTVKVWKGIRYAAPPAGELRWRPPEPPSRWSEPVDATRVGPVCPQPTDPRIPIDLGAPQGDDCLTLNVWAASDTEPGAGKPVMVWVHGGAYVLGSSAQPLYHGRALAAGGEAVIVTVNYRVGALGFLDLSEFGDGFATNLGLRDVLFALQWVRENIAGFGGDPDRVTVFGESAGAGIITTLLASPAAAGLFGAAIAQSSPATSIYDRERSRRVAKLFLDELGVRPEEADRLPSVPTAALLAASKRVFDDIPVRTPGTLAFAPIIDGDVVPAHPVQLARDGRTHPVPLIIGTNKHEAALFRWMRSPLMPITPKAIRAMFAEIAAEQPDLQLPEEQRIRAAYRGRGKAIGMGVARDIGFRMPSVWFAEGHREVAPVYLYRFDFATPMLRLLRLGAAHATELPYMWGNLVAGPKDPTFKLGGLKAGRAVSARMRRRWLNFAVDYTPAGPAGDPVWPPYRDPDRATLVIDAHDRVVDDLDHDVRTAWGDQVLSFR; encoded by the coding sequence ATGACGGCCGATGCCGGGCGCACCGCCAACGACGGTCCGGTCGTCGACACCGCGAACGGTCCGGTCCGCGGCCTCGACGACGGAACCGTGAAGGTGTGGAAGGGCATCCGGTACGCGGCCCCACCTGCGGGTGAGCTTCGTTGGCGACCGCCGGAACCGCCCAGCCGCTGGTCCGAGCCGGTGGACGCCACCAGGGTCGGCCCGGTGTGCCCGCAGCCGACCGATCCGCGGATCCCGATCGATCTCGGGGCTCCACAGGGCGACGACTGCCTGACCCTGAACGTGTGGGCGGCCTCGGACACCGAGCCGGGAGCGGGTAAGCCGGTGATGGTGTGGGTGCACGGCGGCGCCTACGTCCTCGGTTCGTCGGCGCAGCCGCTGTATCACGGCCGTGCACTCGCAGCCGGCGGCGAAGCGGTGATCGTCACCGTGAATTACCGGGTGGGCGCGCTGGGATTCTTGGATCTGTCGGAATTCGGTGACGGGTTCGCCACCAATCTCGGTCTGCGCGACGTGCTGTTTGCGCTGCAGTGGGTCCGCGAGAACATCGCAGGGTTCGGGGGAGACCCCGATCGCGTGACCGTTTTCGGCGAATCCGCAGGCGCCGGGATCATCACCACCCTGCTGGCCAGCCCGGCCGCCGCGGGCCTGTTCGGCGCCGCGATCGCGCAAAGTTCACCTGCGACCTCCATCTACGATCGCGAGCGTTCGCGGCGCGTCGCGAAGTTGTTCCTCGACGAGCTCGGGGTGCGGCCTGAGGAAGCCGACCGGTTACCGTCGGTGCCCACGGCGGCGCTGCTGGCGGCGTCCAAGCGTGTGTTCGACGACATTCCGGTGCGCACCCCGGGCACGCTGGCGTTCGCGCCGATCATCGACGGCGATGTGGTGCCGGCGCATCCGGTGCAGCTGGCCCGCGACGGCCGCACGCACCCGGTTCCGTTGATCATCGGGACCAACAAGCATGAAGCCGCGCTGTTCCGCTGGATGAGGTCGCCGCTGATGCCGATCACGCCCAAGGCGATCCGCGCGATGTTCGCCGAGATCGCCGCCGAGCAGCCGGATCTGCAACTGCCCGAGGAGCAACGGATCCGCGCCGCCTACCGCGGCCGCGGCAAGGCCATCGGCATGGGCGTGGCCCGCGACATCGGGTTCCGGATGCCGTCGGTGTGGTTCGCCGAGGGCCATCGCGAGGTGGCACCGGTGTATCTGTACCGGTTCGACTTCGCCACCCCGATGCTGCGGCTACTGCGCCTCGGCGCCGCGCACGCCACCGAACTGCCTTATATGTGGGGCAATCTGGTCGCCGGCCCCAAGGACCCCACCTTCAAGCTCGGTGGGCTGAAGGCCGGCCGGGCGGTGTCGGCGCGGATGCGCCGGCGCTGGCTGAACTTCGCCGTCGACTACACACCGGCCGGCCCGGCCGGCGATCCGGTGTGGCCGCCGTACCGCGATCCCGACCGCGCCACCCTGGTCATCGACGCCCATGATCGGGTGGTCGATGACCTCGACCACGACGTGCGCACCGCGTGGGGCGATCAGGTGCTCAGCTTCCGCTGA
- a CDS encoding SRPBCC family protein produces the protein MRVQRRCVIDADRERVWKVVSDPGCYPEFMSSLERWETLTDDPAGRGARYTVHWKVGSVPIGGTVEVVEFDPPRELSWIGITGVSQRGRFRLRETEDGRTTVIFRLSYESAGNLLGLIADRVAARQVGRNMGKTLASLQQLVEA, from the coding sequence ATGAGGGTGCAGCGGCGGTGCGTCATCGACGCCGACCGGGAGCGGGTGTGGAAGGTGGTCAGCGACCCCGGCTGCTATCCGGAGTTCATGTCCAGCCTGGAGCGGTGGGAGACGCTGACCGACGACCCCGCCGGACGAGGCGCCCGCTACACCGTCCACTGGAAGGTGGGCTCGGTGCCCATCGGCGGCACCGTCGAGGTCGTCGAGTTCGACCCGCCGCGCGAATTGTCGTGGATCGGGATCACCGGGGTGTCGCAGCGCGGCCGGTTCCGGTTGCGTGAGACCGAGGACGGGCGGACGACGGTCATTTTCCGGCTGTCCTACGAGTCGGCCGGAAACCTCCTGGGACTGATCGCGGACCGGGTCGCCGCGCGGCAGGTCGGCCGCAACATGGGCAAGACGTTGGCCAGCCTGCAACAGCTGGTCGAGGCCTGA
- a CDS encoding DMT family transporter, which produces MIKWALLGGAIVAEVAGTLSLRASQDHSVWLLAVVVGYVCAFVLLTMVLRAGIPVGVAYGIWGALGTAGTAVLAALLFGDPFTWPIVAGIGLIIAGVLLIELGSHRAAET; this is translated from the coding sequence GTGATCAAGTGGGCGTTGCTCGGTGGGGCCATCGTCGCTGAGGTTGCGGGGACATTGTCTTTGCGTGCCTCGCAAGACCATTCGGTGTGGTTGCTTGCGGTGGTCGTCGGCTATGTCTGCGCGTTCGTGTTGTTGACGATGGTGTTGCGCGCCGGGATTCCGGTGGGCGTGGCCTACGGCATCTGGGGTGCGTTGGGCACGGCGGGTACCGCGGTGCTGGCGGCCCTGCTGTTCGGCGACCCGTTCACCTGGCCGATAGTCGCCGGCATCGGGCTCATCATCGCCGGCGTCCTGCTCATCGAACTCGGCTCGCATCGGGCGGCCGAGACGTGA
- a CDS encoding DMT family transporter, with protein sequence MWWTLAGAIAVEVVATLSLRASDGFRKKAWIAPVVLGYLASFYLLWLTLAFGMPVGIAYGVWTACGVALVALIARVLFAEPLTWLMTSGIALIVAGVLTIELAGAAH encoded by the coding sequence ATGTGGTGGACGCTCGCGGGCGCCATCGCCGTCGAGGTCGTCGCGACGCTGTCGCTGCGGGCCTCCGACGGCTTCCGCAAAAAGGCCTGGATCGCGCCCGTGGTGCTCGGCTACCTGGCGTCGTTCTACCTGCTGTGGCTGACCCTGGCATTCGGGATGCCGGTCGGCATCGCCTACGGGGTTTGGACCGCGTGCGGCGTCGCGCTCGTCGCGCTGATCGCGCGGGTGTTGTTCGCCGAGCCGCTCACCTGGTTGATGACCTCGGGCATTGCGCTGATCGTCGCGGGCGTGCTCACGATCGAGTTGGCGGGCGCCGCGCACTGA
- the malQ gene encoding 4-alpha-glucanotransferase — MTEQAGPPASLVELARRYGVAAEYEDWTGTRTAVAGSTLISVLAALGVPAATEDDRIAALTAHDREYWTRRLPPTIVGRAGVTSAFWVHVTHGGPVTLRIHLEDGTVRADLLQLENYRPPYDLDGRLVGEATFELPADLPIGYHRLHLQADSSETSTPVIVSPASLQPPAGRQWGLATQLYSVRSERSWGIGDLTDLTDLAVWSAARHGAGFILVNPLHAAAPVAPMEPSPYLPTSRRFVNPIYLRVEAVPEYAYVRRRNRMGKAREFLQSRARRTDQIDRDAAWKAKRAALEAVYAVPRSAGRQLAYAAYREREGASLDDFAIWCALAERHGTNWHQWPSELQHPANEAVADFAAENADAVDFHRWLQWQLEDQLTAAQATALQAGMSLGVMHDLAVGVDPNGADSWALQDVLALGVTAGAPPDEFNQLGQDWSQPPWRPDQLEKLAYEPFRALVNAVLRHAGGVRIDHIIGLFRLWWIPQGAPPTEGTYVRYDHEAMIGIVALEAHRAEAVVVGEDLGTVEPWVRDHLRERGLFGTSILWFEADRDGDGGPLPAERWREYCLSAVTTHDLPPTAGYLAGEHVRLRDELGLLTRPAEEELAADREQQARWLNELRRVGLLRGDPEDVGATEIVEALHHYLGRTPSRLLSLSLTDAVGDLRTQNQPGTTDEYPNWRVPLSDPDGRKLLLEDVFEDANAARLGEIMRAAVRPTV, encoded by the coding sequence ATGACAGAGCAGGCCGGGCCGCCCGCGTCGCTGGTGGAGTTGGCGCGACGCTACGGTGTCGCAGCCGAATACGAGGACTGGACCGGCACGCGCACCGCCGTAGCGGGTTCGACGCTGATCTCGGTGCTGGCGGCGCTGGGTGTCCCCGCCGCCACCGAGGACGACCGCATCGCCGCGCTCACCGCGCACGACCGCGAATACTGGACGCGTCGCCTGCCGCCGACCATCGTCGGGCGGGCCGGTGTCACGTCGGCGTTCTGGGTCCACGTCACCCACGGCGGCCCGGTGACACTCCGGATCCACTTGGAGGACGGGACGGTCCGCGCGGATCTGCTTCAACTCGAGAACTACAGGCCGCCATACGATCTGGACGGCAGGCTGGTCGGCGAGGCGACGTTCGAGTTGCCCGCCGACCTACCGATCGGATACCACCGCCTGCATTTACAGGCCGACTCGTCGGAGACGAGCACACCGGTCATCGTCTCGCCGGCGTCGCTGCAGCCGCCGGCGGGCCGGCAGTGGGGGCTGGCCACCCAGTTGTACAGCGTGCGGTCGGAAAGATCTTGGGGCATCGGCGATCTGACTGACCTTACCGACCTCGCCGTATGGTCGGCGGCCCGGCACGGCGCGGGCTTCATCCTGGTCAACCCTCTGCATGCGGCCGCTCCCGTCGCGCCGATGGAACCGTCGCCCTACCTGCCCACGTCGCGCCGCTTCGTCAACCCGATCTACCTGCGCGTCGAGGCGGTCCCGGAGTACGCCTACGTCCGTCGCCGCAACCGGATGGGCAAGGCGCGCGAGTTCCTGCAGTCGCGGGCCCGGCGCACCGACCAGATCGACCGCGACGCCGCGTGGAAGGCCAAGCGCGCCGCGCTGGAGGCGGTCTACGCGGTGCCGCGGTCGGCGGGGCGGCAGCTGGCCTACGCCGCCTACCGCGAGCGTGAGGGCGCCAGCCTGGACGACTTTGCGATCTGGTGTGCACTGGCCGAGCGGCACGGCACCAACTGGCATCAGTGGCCCTCGGAGCTGCAGCATCCGGCGAACGAGGCCGTCGCGGACTTCGCCGCCGAGAACGCCGACGCCGTGGACTTCCACCGTTGGCTGCAGTGGCAACTCGAAGACCAGCTGACCGCAGCGCAGGCCACCGCCCTGCAGGCGGGCATGAGCCTGGGCGTCATGCACGACCTCGCTGTCGGTGTGGACCCCAACGGCGCGGATTCGTGGGCGCTGCAGGACGTACTGGCGCTCGGGGTCACCGCGGGTGCGCCGCCGGACGAGTTCAACCAGCTCGGCCAGGACTGGTCGCAGCCACCGTGGCGGCCGGACCAACTCGAGAAGCTCGCCTATGAGCCGTTCCGCGCTCTTGTCAACGCTGTGCTGCGGCACGCGGGCGGGGTGCGGATCGACCACATCATCGGGCTGTTCCGGTTGTGGTGGATTCCGCAGGGCGCACCGCCCACCGAAGGCACCTATGTGCGCTACGACCACGAGGCGATGATCGGCATCGTCGCGCTGGAGGCGCACCGGGCGGAAGCCGTCGTCGTCGGCGAGGACCTCGGCACCGTCGAGCCGTGGGTGCGCGACCACTTGCGCGAGCGCGGCCTGTTCGGGACCTCGATCCTGTGGTTCGAAGCCGACCGCGACGGTGACGGTGGCCCGCTTCCCGCCGAGCGGTGGCGCGAGTACTGCCTGTCGGCGGTCACCACCCACGATCTGCCTCCGACGGCCGGCTACCTGGCCGGCGAGCACGTCCGACTCCGCGACGAACTCGGGCTGCTGACCCGGCCCGCCGAGGAGGAACTGGCCGCCGACCGCGAACAGCAGGCGAGGTGGTTGAACGAACTGCGCCGCGTCGGCCTGCTGCGTGGCGACCCCGAGGACGTCGGTGCCACCGAGATCGTCGAGGCGTTGCACCACTATCTCGGTCGCACACCATCGCGGTTGCTGTCGCTGTCGCTGACCGACGCGGTCGGTGACCTGCGCACCCAGAACCAACCGGGCACCACCGACGAGTATCCGAACTGGAGGGTCCCGCTGAGCGATCCCGACGGCAGGAAACTCCTGCTGGAGGACGTATTCGAGGACGCCAACGCAGCGAGACTGGGCGAGATCATGCGGGCTGCGGTGCGTCCGACGGTGTAA